The proteins below come from a single Psychrobacter sp. FDAARGOS_221 genomic window:
- a CDS encoding DUF503 domain-containing protein, translating to MPIGILTLTFSLPGCGSLKEKRMRMGGLHERFGRNPAVAVCESGERNRHDASEWTFVVVGLNKREIESEMSQIEDKIQRVVEARIMDVRWEFI from the coding sequence ATGCCAATCGGAATTTTAACCCTAACTTTTTCACTGCCCGGTTGTGGTTCGCTGAAAGAAAAGCGGATGCGGATGGGCGGATTGCATGAACGCTTTGGGCGCAATCCTGCCGTTGCTGTTTGTGAAAGCGGGGAGCGCAATCGCCATGATGCGAGTGAATGGACGTTTGTGGTGGTTGGGTTAAATAAGCGTGAGATTGAATCAGAAATGAGCCAGATTGAAGACAAGATTCAGCGTGTGGTTGAAGCGCGGATTATGGACGTAAGGTGGGAGTTTATCTAG